CTCGCGATCGCCGTGGTCTCGCTGTCCGGCGCCAGCCTCTGGACCGTGCTGATCGCGATCACGATCCCCGAGATCCCGCGCGTGGCGCGCCTGGTGCGCTCGGTGGTGTTGTCGGCGCGAGAGGAGCCTTATGTCGAAGCCGCGATCTCGGTCGGCTCGTCCTTGCCGAAGATCATGTGGCGGCATCTGATGCCGAACACGGTCGCGCCGCTGATCGTCCAGGGCACCTATATCTGCGCCTCCGCGATCCTGACCGAAGCCATCCTGTCCTTCCTCGGCGCCGGCATTTCGCCAGAGACGCCGACCTGGGGCAACATCATGGCCGAGGGCCGGCAGTACTTCCAGATCAAGCCGTCGCTGATCTTCTACCCGGGCCTGCTGCTCTCGATTGCCATCCTCAGCATCAATCTGATTGGCGATGCCGCCCGCGACGCCCTCGATCCGCGCATGAAGCAGCGGGAGGGGAAGTGATTATCCTCAGTTTCGTCATTCCGGGGCGCGACGAAGTCGCGAACCCGGAATCCACCTCACCACTTGCATCGCGGCTCAATGGATTCCGGGCTCGCGCTCACGCGCGCCCCGGAATGACGAGCGAGAGTTTGGCGGCATGAGCAACACCATCCTCGACATCAACAACCTCGTCGTTTCCGTCGGCAAGAAGCCGGGCGCAACGAAGATCATCGACGGCATCTCGATCCAGGTGCGCGAGCGCGAGACGCTGTGCCTCGTCGGCGAAAGCGGTTCGGGCAAGTCGGTGACCTCGCTCACCACGATGGGCCTGTTGCCCAAGGGCACGCTGGTGCCGACGAGCGGCAGCGTCAAGCTGGTCGGTGAGGAGCTGCTGAGCGCGACCGACCGCCGCCTGCGCCAGCTCCGTGCCACGCAGATGGCGATGATCTTCCAGGAGCCGATGACCGCGCTCAATCCGGTGGTGCCGGTCGGCCGCCAGATCGATGAGGTGCTGCGCGCCCATACTGATCTCGACGGCAGGGCACGCAAGAAGCGCATCCTCGACATGATGGAGCATGTCCGCCTGCCCCAGGTCGAGCGCATCTTCGCTTCCTATCCGCACCGCCTCTCCGGCGGCCAGCGCCAGCGCATCATGATCGCGATGGCGCTGGTGCTCGAGCCGAAGCTGCTCATTGCGGACGAGCCGACCACCGCGCTCGACGTCACCACACAGAAGCAGATTCTGACGCTGATCCGCGACCTCCAGCGCGATCACGGCACCGCGGTGCTGTTCATCACCCACGACATGGGCGTGGTCGCCGAGATCGCCGACCGCGTCGCGGTGATGCGGCAGGGCCGCCTGGTCGAGACCGGCCCCCTCGACACCGTGCTGCGCAATCCGACCATGGAGTACACCCGCAATCTGCTCTCCTCGGTGCCGAGCCTGGTGCCGCGGCCGCCGCGCGCGCAGAGCCGCGAGCCGGTCGTGCTCGAAGCCAACGAGCTCGGCAAGATCTACAAGGAGCGCTCCTTCTTCGGCAAAGGCCGCGAGGTCGTGGCCGCCGACAAGGTGACGCTGACGCTGCGCAAGGGCCGCACGCTCGGCATCGTCGGCGAGAGCGGCTCCGGCAAGTCGACGGTCGCGCGCTGCATCGTGCGCCTGATCGATCCGACCTCCGGCGGCGTGCGTCTCGCCGGCCGCGAGATCGCCGACATCTCGCGCCGCCTGCTGCAGCCACACCGGCAGAAGATCCAGATCGTGTTCCAGGATCCCTACCGTTCGCTCAACCCGCGCGTCACCGTCGGCGAGAGCATCGCCGAAGGCCCGGTCAACTACGGCGTGGCCCACGCCGACGCGATGAAGCGGGCGCGCGAGCTGCTTGAGCTCGTCGGCCTGCCGGCCGACGCGGTGTCGCGCTATCCGCACCAGTTCTCCGGCGGTCAGCGCCAGCGCATCGCCATCGCGCGTGCGCTCGCGCTCGATCCGGACGTGCTGGTCGCAGACGAGGCCGTCTCCGCACTCGATGTCTCCGTGCAGGCGCAGGTGCTGGAACTGCTCGACGAGATCCAGAAGCGGCTCGGCATTGCGATCCTGTTCATCACCCACGACCTTCGCGTCGCCGCGCAAATCTGCGACGAGGTGGTGGTGATGCAGCATGGCCGCGTCGTCGAGCAGGGTCCCGCCGCCGAGGTGCTGACGCACCCGAAGGAGGCCTATACCAAGGCGCTGCTGGATGCCGCTCCCGGCCGCGACTGGGATTTTGCGAACTTCCGGCCGGTGTCGGAGGGCGTGGGGGCGACCGCGTAACTCTCTCCGTCGTCATTCCAGGGCATCGCGAAGCGATGAGCCCGGAATCCATCAGGCTGCAGACTTCGCCGCACAATGGCTTCCGGGCTCGCGCCCAAGAGGGGCGCGCCCCGGAATGACCGCGGAGCAGCATTCCCAAAACGATCTGACCCTATGCGTGGCGCGATTGCTTCCCACCTTGCCCTTGCAGCAAGGCCGGGGCAAATTTCGCGCACTCTTGATGACTGGACTTGAATTGATGACACGTATCGCCGTCGGCGGCTTCCTGCACGAGACCAACACCTTCGCTCCGACGAAGGCGACGTTCGCGGATTTTCAACATGGCGGCGGCTGGCCGGCGATGACTGAAGGTGCCGACGTGTTGAAGGTGATGCGGCGCATCAATGTCGGTCTCGCTGGGTTCGTCGACAGCGCCGACGAGAGCGGCTGGGAACTCATTCCCACCATCGCCTGCGGTGCCAGCCCGTCGGCGCATGTCACCAAGGATGCCTTCGAGCGCATCGTGAAGGTGATGGTCGGCGGCATCGCGGCCGCCGGTCCGCTCGATGCGGTCTATCTCGACCTGCATGGCGCCATGGTGACCGAGCATCTCGACGACGGCGAAGGCGAAATTTTGGCGCGCGTGCGCCGCGTCATCGGCAAGGATGTTCCGCTGGTTGCCAGCCTTGACCTGCACGCCAACGTCACGCCCGAGATGATCGCGCATGCCGACGCGCTGATCGCCTACCGCACCTATCCGCATGTCGACATGGCCGAGACGGGCCGAGCCTCCGCGCGGCATCTCGCACTGTTGCTGAAGACGAAGCAGCGCCTGGCAAGATCGTTCCGGCAATTGCCGTTCCTGATCCCCATCAGCTGGCAGTGCACCAACGATCAGCCCACCAAAGGCATCTATGAGAAGCTCGCCGCGCTGGAGAGCGATGCGGTTCCGACACTCTCTTTCGCGCCGGGCTTCCCCGCCGCCGACTTCCGCGATTGCGGGCCGAGCGTGTTCGCCTATGGGACGACACAAGCCGATGCCGATCGTGCGGCCGATGCGATGGTGAAGCTGATCGAAAGCCACGAGAACGATTTCGACGGCAGGATCTGGTCGCCCGACGACGGTGTGCGTCATGCGATGGAGCTGTCCAGGAACGCAAGCAAGCCGATCATCATCGCCGACACCCAGGACAATCCCGGCGCCGGCGGCGATTCCGACACGACCGGCATGCTGCGCGCGCTTGTGCGCAACAAGGCGAGCGCCGCGACGGGGGCGATCTACGATCCGGCCTCGGCCAAGGCGGCACACGAGGCCGGCGTCGGCGCCACCGTGACGCTGTCGCTCGGCGGCAAGTCCGGCATTCCCGGTGACGAGCCCTATACCGAAACCTTCGTCGTCGAGACGCTTTCCGACGGCCGCTTCATCGCGCCCGGCCCCTATTATGGCGGCCGCGAGATGGAGATGGGCCCCTCCGCATGCCTGCGCATCGGCGATGTCCGCGTGGTCGTGTCCTCGCACAAGGCCCAGCTCGCTGACCAGGCGATGTACCGCTATGTCGGCATCGAGCCGACGCGCGAGAAGATCCTGGTCAACAAGAGCTCGGTGCATTTCCGCGCCGATTTCGAGCCGATCGCCGAAAAGCTGATGATCTGCGCCGCGCCCGGCGCGATGCCCGCTGACACCGCCACTCTGCCCTGGACGCGCCTGCGCCCGGGCATCCGCACCAAGCCGAACGGCCCCGTTTTCACACCTCCCTCACGCTGACTGGAGAACACATGCCCACGATCGACCGCATCGACGGTTATGCCGACGAGCTCACCGCCATCAGGCGCGACCTCCACGCCCATCCCGAGATCGGCTTCGAGGAAGTGCGCACTTCCGGCATCGTCGCCGACAAGCTGAAGAGCTGGGGCATCGAGGTGCATCGCGGTCTCGGCGGCACCGGCGTGATCGGCGTCATCAAGGGCAAGGGCACGGGCACCAAGCGCATCGGCCTGCGCGCCGACATGGACGCGCTGCCGATGGAAGAGAACACCAATCTGAAATGGAGCTCGAAGATTCCAGGCCGCTTCCACGGCTGCGGCCATGACGGCCACACCACCATGTTGCTCGGCACCGCGCGCTATCTCGCCGAGACCAGGAATTTCGACGGCACCGTGCACCTGATCTTCCAGCCGGCCGAGGAAGGCCTCGGCG
This genomic stretch from Bradyrhizobium daqingense harbors:
- a CDS encoding ABC transporter ATP-binding protein, which translates into the protein MSNTILDINNLVVSVGKKPGATKIIDGISIQVRERETLCLVGESGSGKSVTSLTTMGLLPKGTLVPTSGSVKLVGEELLSATDRRLRQLRATQMAMIFQEPMTALNPVVPVGRQIDEVLRAHTDLDGRARKKRILDMMEHVRLPQVERIFASYPHRLSGGQRQRIMIAMALVLEPKLLIADEPTTALDVTTQKQILTLIRDLQRDHGTAVLFITHDMGVVAEIADRVAVMRQGRLVETGPLDTVLRNPTMEYTRNLLSSVPSLVPRPPRAQSREPVVLEANELGKIYKERSFFGKGREVVAADKVTLTLRKGRTLGIVGESGSGKSTVARCIVRLIDPTSGGVRLAGREIADISRRLLQPHRQKIQIVFQDPYRSLNPRVTVGESIAEGPVNYGVAHADAMKRARELLELVGLPADAVSRYPHQFSGGQRQRIAIARALALDPDVLVADEAVSALDVSVQAQVLELLDEIQKRLGIAILFITHDLRVAAQICDEVVVMQHGRVVEQGPAAEVLTHPKEAYTKALLDAAPGRDWDFANFRPVSEGVGATA
- a CDS encoding ABC transporter permease — encoded protein: MSVDSLPQSSIPITSPLRPRFGFLTSTPIIASATVLLALIVLISILAPLIAPYDPIQLAPSQRLKPSSAQYLLGTDAYGRDVLSRVIYGGRISLLIGIGAAILSIAIGLAIGLVSGFFKLVDAVLMRVMDGLMAMPSILLAIAVVSLSGASLWTVLIAITIPEIPRVARLVRSVVLSAREEPYVEAAISVGSSLPKIMWRHLMPNTVAPLIVQGTYICASAILTEAILSFLGAGISPETPTWGNIMAEGRQYFQIKPSLIFYPGLLLSIAILSINLIGDAARDALDPRMKQREGK
- a CDS encoding M81 family metallopeptidase; amino-acid sequence: MTRIAVGGFLHETNTFAPTKATFADFQHGGGWPAMTEGADVLKVMRRINVGLAGFVDSADESGWELIPTIACGASPSAHVTKDAFERIVKVMVGGIAAAGPLDAVYLDLHGAMVTEHLDDGEGEILARVRRVIGKDVPLVASLDLHANVTPEMIAHADALIAYRTYPHVDMAETGRASARHLALLLKTKQRLARSFRQLPFLIPISWQCTNDQPTKGIYEKLAALESDAVPTLSFAPGFPAADFRDCGPSVFAYGTTQADADRAADAMVKLIESHENDFDGRIWSPDDGVRHAMELSRNASKPIIIADTQDNPGAGGDSDTTGMLRALVRNKASAATGAIYDPASAKAAHEAGVGATVTLSLGGKSGIPGDEPYTETFVVETLSDGRFIAPGPYYGGREMEMGPSACLRIGDVRVVVSSHKAQLADQAMYRYVGIEPTREKILVNKSSVHFRADFEPIAEKLMICAAPGAMPADTATLPWTRLRPGIRTKPNGPVFTPPSR